A genomic window from Sphingobacterium sp. BN32 includes:
- the leuC gene encoding 3-isopropylmalate dehydratase large subunit produces MGKTLVEKIWDAHVVKRAEGFPDMLYIDTHLIHEVTSPQAFDGLRKRGLPVFRPQQTVATADHNVPTLDQHLPIKEELSRYQVDMLTKNCKEFGIELYGLGHPYQGIVHVIGPELGITLPGKTMVCGDSHTSTHGAFGAIAFGIGTSQVEQVFATQCLLQQKPKTMKIEVNGELGNGVGAKDIILYIISKISAAGGTGYFVEYAGSAIRSLSMEGRMTICNMSIEMGARGGLIAPDETTFEYIKGREFAPKGEEWDKALAYWKTLYSDEDAQFDEVLTFDAADIQPMITYGTNPGMGIGITEHIPTTDSQPENERPSYQKALDYMGFHDGDSVIGKPVDYVFIGSCTNSRIEDLRQVAAFVQGKKKADNVEVWIVPGSKQVEAQAKEEGIDKVFEAAGFMLREPGCSACLGMNEDKIPAGKYCVSTSNRNFEGRQGPNARTMLVSPLTAAAAAVTGKIVDVRELV; encoded by the coding sequence ATGGGAAAAACATTAGTAGAAAAAATTTGGGATGCACATGTCGTCAAGCGTGCTGAAGGGTTTCCAGATATGTTATATATCGATACCCATCTAATCCATGAAGTGACCTCTCCGCAGGCGTTCGATGGATTACGCAAAAGAGGACTACCGGTATTCAGACCTCAACAAACGGTAGCCACCGCTGACCATAATGTGCCTACATTAGATCAGCACCTTCCGATAAAAGAAGAGCTATCTCGCTATCAGGTAGATATGCTTACAAAAAACTGTAAAGAATTCGGCATTGAACTATACGGCTTAGGCCACCCTTACCAGGGGATTGTCCATGTTATAGGTCCTGAATTAGGTATTACACTTCCCGGAAAAACAATGGTGTGTGGGGATAGCCATACTTCAACACATGGTGCTTTCGGCGCTATTGCATTTGGTATTGGTACTTCACAGGTTGAGCAGGTATTTGCTACACAATGTTTATTGCAACAAAAACCAAAGACCATGAAGATCGAGGTCAATGGTGAATTAGGCAATGGAGTCGGTGCGAAGGATATCATCCTTTACATTATTTCGAAGATCTCCGCTGCTGGTGGAACAGGATATTTTGTTGAATACGCAGGTTCAGCGATTCGCTCTTTAAGTATGGAAGGCCGAATGACGATCTGTAATATGAGTATCGAAATGGGTGCTCGTGGTGGTTTAATCGCACCTGATGAAACGACGTTCGAATATATCAAGGGCAGAGAATTTGCTCCAAAAGGCGAAGAATGGGATAAAGCATTGGCTTATTGGAAAACACTATACTCAGACGAAGATGCACAATTCGATGAAGTATTAACATTTGATGCTGCAGATATACAACCGATGATTACTTACGGTACTAACCCGGGTATGGGGATCGGCATTACGGAACATATCCCAACCACAGATTCTCAACCTGAGAATGAGCGTCCGTCGTATCAGAAAGCGCTAGATTACATGGGATTTCATGATGGCGATTCTGTAATCGGCAAACCTGTTGATTATGTCTTTATTGGAAGCTGTACAAACTCTCGTATCGAAGATCTACGTCAGGTCGCTGCCTTCGTTCAGGGCAAAAAGAAAGCCGACAATGTAGAAGTTTGGATTGTTCCAGGATCGAAACAAGTAGAAGCACAGGCAAAAGAGGAAGGTATCGACAAGGTATTTGAAGCCGCAGGCTTCATGCTTCGTGAGCCTGGATGTTCTGCATGTCTGGGCATGAACGAAGACAAGATTCCAGCAGGTAAATACTGTGTTTCGACTTCTAACAGAAACTTCGAAGGACGTCAGGGGCCAAATGCTCGTACGATGTTAGTAAGCCCATTGACTGCAGCAGCGGCGGCAGTGACTGGCAAAATTGTAGACGTAAGAGAATTGGTATAA
- a CDS encoding antibiotic biosynthesis monooxygenase, translating to MVLEVAILQIKPGLSNEFEKAFQQAEAIIQSIDGYINHELRKCIEHDHQYILLVNWKTLEDHTIGFRQSEVYQDWKKLLHHFYDPFPKVEHYI from the coding sequence ATGGTATTGGAGGTTGCCATCCTACAGATTAAGCCCGGTCTTTCTAACGAATTTGAGAAGGCTTTTCAACAAGCAGAAGCAATCATTCAGTCCATTGATGGATATATAAACCATGAATTAAGAAAATGTATAGAGCATGATCATCAATATATCTTGCTTGTCAATTGGAAAACCCTAGAAGATCATACGATTGGATTCAGACAATCAGAAGTATATCAGGATTGGAAAAAGCTGTTACATCACTTTTACGATCCTTTTCCTAAGGTCGAACATTACATTTAA
- the leuD gene encoding 3-isopropylmalate dehydratase small subunit — protein MKKFEKLSSRVVPLPIENIDTDQIIPARFLKATTREGFGNNLFRDWRFDSYDQPKVDFVMNNPTYTGKILVAGKNFGCGSSREHAAWAIQDYGFDVVVSSFFADIFKGNALNNGVLPITVSEEFLEKIFDKVFVNPDTELVVDLEAQTLRIAETGDQFTFEINPYKKSCLINGYDDIDFILSHKAEIENFEAAR, from the coding sequence ATGAAAAAATTTGAAAAACTATCCTCTCGTGTAGTCCCTCTACCGATAGAAAACATAGATACCGATCAGATCATCCCGGCGCGTTTCTTAAAAGCGACAACACGCGAAGGCTTCGGTAATAACTTATTCCGTGACTGGCGATTCGACAGTTACGATCAACCGAAGGTTGACTTCGTGATGAACAACCCTACCTACACCGGAAAGATTCTTGTTGCTGGAAAGAACTTCGGATGTGGTTCCTCCCGTGAGCATGCTGCATGGGCTATACAGGATTACGGATTTGATGTAGTTGTCAGCTCGTTCTTCGCGGATATTTTCAAAGGAAATGCCTTGAACAATGGCGTATTGCCTATCACAGTTTCAGAGGAATTCCTAGAGAAAATCTTCGACAAGGTGTTTGTTAATCCGGATACCGAGCTTGTTGTCGATTTAGAGGCACAAACACTAAGGATTGCCGAAACAGGCGATCAATTCACCTTTGAAATTAATCCTTACAAGAAATCATGCTTAATCAATGGTTATGATGATATCGACTTCATCTTAAGCCATAAAGCAGAAATAGAAAACTTCGAAGCAGCTAGATAA
- a CDS encoding ATP-binding cassette domain-containing protein — MAVTVHIRDFSLAYGRHSVLQDLSWTIANGEQIVLAGKSGSGKTSLAKAIAGLIKGTGQVEINYDLSSSLAQKTVYIANWYQFTNLEGDRNFYYQQRYNRHQGHDTLTVHAELMHFAEKEGLSFSDIQEKIKAFGFDNVQQSQLIELSSGEHKKLQLVKGLWQKPQLLIIDEPYTGLDTSSRAVLNEWLDELIAEGVQLLLITNDKQLPQGINSIVQLVDGRIEKADSLDDVLQDAQRIKKPLPNFLKAIPETPYSHIAELKDVVIRYGEKEVLKKVSWSVKVGEKWLLQGPNGSGKSTLLSLINGDHPQSYGLSISLFGNPRGSGESIWDIKEKIGMISPEMHWYFDQQATVWHTLASGFYDSIGWFIDVKFQEKKQIEELMDFFDLTEHKDQLLHTLPLGKQRLAMLARSIIKNPPLLVLDEPCQGLDTTQAKYFNDVVDELCQYGKTLIYVGHYESQLPNCIEHRIVLERGEVKAIEHKVENVL; from the coding sequence ATGGCAGTAACGGTCCATATTCGAGACTTTTCACTCGCATACGGAAGGCATTCCGTTTTGCAGGATTTGTCATGGACCATTGCAAACGGCGAACAGATTGTATTAGCTGGTAAATCCGGCTCGGGCAAGACTAGCTTAGCGAAAGCCATAGCTGGGCTTATCAAAGGAACTGGACAGGTGGAAATCAACTACGACCTGTCCAGCTCTCTAGCTCAAAAAACAGTATACATCGCCAATTGGTATCAGTTTACCAATCTTGAAGGCGACCGTAATTTCTACTACCAACAGCGCTATAATCGTCATCAAGGGCATGATACACTGACGGTGCATGCAGAATTAATGCACTTCGCCGAAAAAGAAGGTCTAAGTTTTTCTGATATCCAAGAAAAAATAAAAGCTTTCGGATTCGATAATGTTCAGCAATCGCAATTGATTGAGTTATCAAGCGGAGAGCACAAGAAGCTACAATTAGTTAAAGGACTTTGGCAGAAACCGCAGTTGCTCATCATCGATGAACCTTACACCGGCCTTGACACCAGTTCTCGCGCGGTACTAAACGAATGGCTTGACGAATTAATCGCTGAGGGCGTTCAGTTGCTATTGATTACCAATGACAAGCAATTGCCTCAGGGTATCAATTCCATCGTACAGCTTGTAGATGGCCGTATTGAAAAAGCAGATAGCCTAGACGATGTATTGCAAGACGCGCAACGCATAAAGAAACCATTGCCCAACTTCCTGAAAGCTATCCCTGAGACCCCGTATTCGCATATTGCGGAGTTAAAAGACGTCGTCATCCGATATGGTGAAAAGGAAGTCTTGAAAAAGGTTTCCTGGTCTGTCAAAGTAGGCGAAAAATGGTTATTACAAGGACCGAATGGCTCCGGAAAGTCAACTCTATTGAGCTTGATCAATGGCGACCACCCGCAATCTTACGGTTTATCCATATCGCTATTCGGCAATCCTCGGGGATCTGGCGAAAGTATTTGGGACATCAAAGAGAAGATCGGCATGATCTCGCCCGAGATGCACTGGTATTTTGATCAGCAGGCGACCGTATGGCATACCCTAGCTTCTGGATTCTACGATAGCATCGGATGGTTTATCGATGTGAAGTTTCAGGAGAAAAAACAAATTGAAGAACTCATGGATTTCTTTGATCTTACCGAACATAAAGATCAATTGCTCCATACGCTTCCCCTCGGGAAGCAGCGACTGGCCATGCTGGCCAGAAGCATTATCAAAAATCCGCCCCTCTTGGTGCTGGATGAGCCTTGTCAGGGATTAGACACCACACAGGCCAAGTATTTTAACGATGTAGTCGACGAGCTTTGCCAATACGGCAAAACGTTAATCTATGTTGGCCATTATGAAAGCCAACTGCCCAACTGCATCGAACATAGAATTGTATTAGAGCGTGGCGAAGTAAAAGCCATTGAACATAAAGTAGAAAACGTTTTATAG
- the leuB gene encoding 3-isopropylmalate dehydrogenase, with protein sequence MRKNILIIPGDGIGQEVTTWGKQVLEAIAEKYGHEFVFDEAIMGHTAIEATGNPLPDETLEKAKSSDAILFGAIGHAKYDNDPSAKVRPEQGLLKIRKELGLYANLRPILLFDELLDASSLKPEVLRGTDILFFRELTGDVYFGEKNRNEDNTFASDLMNYHRYEVERIARKAFEAARTRSKKLCSVDKANVLETSRLWREVVQELAQEYSDVETEHMFIDNAAMQLVKNPKKFDVVLTANLFGDILTDEASQIAGSMGMLASASMGDGTGFFEPIHGSAHDIAGQNKANPLASILSAALMLDIAFGLQEEAKTVTQAVADTLKAGWRTGDIANAETPADKILGTNEMGTKVLEFIK encoded by the coding sequence ATGAGAAAGAACATTCTTATTATTCCGGGAGATGGAATTGGACAAGAAGTAACGACTTGGGGAAAACAAGTATTAGAAGCAATTGCAGAAAAATACGGCCATGAGTTCGTTTTTGACGAAGCGATTATGGGTCATACAGCCATTGAAGCTACCGGAAATCCACTGCCAGACGAGACATTAGAAAAAGCGAAATCCTCAGATGCTATTCTTTTCGGTGCTATTGGACATGCAAAATATGACAACGACCCTTCGGCAAAGGTACGCCCGGAGCAGGGACTATTGAAAATACGTAAAGAATTGGGCTTATATGCTAACCTTCGCCCGATCCTATTATTCGATGAGCTATTGGATGCTTCCAGCCTAAAGCCTGAGGTTTTACGTGGAACAGATATCCTTTTCTTCCGCGAATTAACTGGCGATGTGTACTTCGGCGAAAAAAACCGCAACGAGGACAACACTTTCGCATCTGATTTAATGAACTATCATCGCTATGAAGTAGAGCGCATTGCGCGTAAAGCTTTTGAAGCAGCGAGAACACGTAGCAAAAAACTATGCTCCGTTGATAAAGCCAATGTATTAGAAACATCCAGACTATGGCGCGAAGTGGTACAAGAGCTTGCTCAAGAGTACAGCGACGTAGAAACAGAGCACATGTTCATTGATAATGCAGCAATGCAGTTAGTGAAAAATCCTAAGAAATTCGACGTTGTGCTTACAGCGAACCTTTTCGGGGATATCCTCACCGACGAAGCGTCGCAGATCGCCGGCTCTATGGGTATGCTAGCTTCAGCATCGATGGGCGATGGTACTGGATTTTTCGAACCTATCCACGGCTCAGCACATGATATCGCAGGACAGAACAAAGCTAACCCATTAGCCTCTATCCTATCCGCAGCATTGATGTTGGACATCGCTTTCGGATTACAGGAAGAAGCAAAAACAGTAACGCAAGCCGTTGCTGACACGTTGAAAGCTGGCTGGAGAACAGGCGATATCGCCAATGCAGAAACTCCTGCCGACAAAATATTAGGCACCAATGAAATGGGCACTAAAGTATTAGAATTCATCAAGTAA
- a CDS encoding 2-isopropylmalate synthase yields MLHDPNHLYIFDTTLRDGEQVPGCQLTTPEKVEIAKDLERLGVDIIEAGFPVSSPGDFQSVVELSKAVNDVIICALTRANKNDIDVAAEALKYAKRPRIHTGIGSSDMHIKYKFNSTREEILERAVEAVKHAKSYVEDVEFYAEDAGRADLAFLAQMIEAVIGAGATVVNIPDTNGYCLPDQYGAKIKYLKDHVQNIDQAIISAHCHNDLGLATANSIAAVQNGARQVECTINGIGERAGNTSLEEVAMILKVHKQSFGGITSNIDSTMFTALSRKVSEMMNMPVQPNKAIVGRNAFAHSSGIHQDGFLKHRENYEIIRPEDVGLLEADIILTARSGRHALKHHLERLGYNLDKDSLADCYQRFLVLADAKKDINDEDLLTLVK; encoded by the coding sequence ATGTTACACGATCCTAATCACTTATACATTTTCGACACTACCTTAAGAGATGGAGAACAAGTACCGGGATGTCAATTAACGACACCAGAGAAAGTCGAGATTGCCAAAGATTTGGAACGCTTAGGCGTCGATATCATTGAGGCTGGCTTCCCTGTATCTAGCCCTGGCGATTTCCAATCTGTAGTGGAATTATCAAAAGCTGTCAACGATGTAATTATCTGTGCACTGACCCGTGCTAACAAAAACGATATTGATGTAGCTGCTGAAGCGTTGAAATATGCCAAGCGACCAAGAATACACACCGGTATTGGCTCATCCGACATGCATATCAAGTACAAGTTCAACAGCACACGCGAAGAAATCCTAGAACGTGCCGTTGAAGCAGTGAAACACGCCAAATCCTATGTTGAAGACGTAGAGTTCTATGCGGAAGATGCAGGACGTGCTGATTTAGCATTCTTAGCACAAATGATCGAAGCCGTTATTGGCGCAGGCGCAACAGTTGTCAATATCCCCGATACAAACGGATACTGTTTGCCAGATCAGTACGGTGCTAAAATTAAATACCTAAAAGATCATGTTCAAAACATTGATCAGGCTATCATCTCTGCACATTGCCACAACGACCTAGGTTTGGCTACAGCAAACTCTATCGCTGCTGTTCAGAACGGTGCTCGTCAGGTAGAATGTACGATCAACGGTATTGGTGAACGTGCAGGAAACACTTCTTTAGAGGAGGTTGCCATGATCTTAAAAGTTCACAAGCAATCGTTCGGTGGTATCACGTCCAACATCGACAGCACGATGTTCACTGCGCTTTCCCGCAAAGTAAGCGAAATGATGAACATGCCTGTACAGCCTAACAAGGCAATCGTTGGCCGCAATGCATTCGCTCATAGTTCGGGTATCCACCAAGATGGATTCCTAAAACACAGAGAGAATTATGAGATTATCCGTCCGGAAGATGTAGGTTTGTTAGAAGCCGATATTATCCTTACGGCACGCTCCGGACGCCATGCCTTAAAGCATCACTTAGAGCGCCTCGGATACAACCTAGACAAAGATAGTCTTGCCGATTGTTATCAACGTTTCTTAGTATTAGCCGATGCGAAGAAAGACATCAACGACGAAGATTTACTAACACTAGTAAAATAA
- the ilvA gene encoding threonine ammonia-lyase IlvA, producing the protein MSLDLSTLTIDSVQAKEQIKDVVKRTPLQYNHHLSEKYGAEVYLKREDLQVVRSYKLRGAFNKISSLTAEELSHGVVCASAGNHAQGVALSCKRLNIKGVIFMPGPTPRQKITQTEMWGNGNIEIVLTGDTFDDCQKGALAYAAEHNMTFIPPFDDIKIIEGQGTVAVEILEDQPDIDAVFIPIGGGGLSSGVSYHMKKFAPKVKCYGVEPEGAPSMQAALENGSPIELEQINKFVDGAAVKKIGALTYEISSQLLDSVKSIPEGKICTTILELYNKDAIVVEPAGALSIAALEFHKDEIKGKKVVCIVSGGNNDIDRMSEIKEMSLLYEGFKHYFIVRFPQRPGALRLLVTEVLGPKDDITRFEYIKKTERERGPALIGIELNDPKDYTSFIERLKSYKFDFIEVNKDQTLFEYLV; encoded by the coding sequence ATGAGTTTGGATTTATCAACCTTAACCATCGATAGCGTTCAGGCCAAAGAACAGATTAAGGATGTAGTGAAAAGGACGCCTTTGCAATACAACCATCATTTATCTGAGAAGTATGGCGCCGAAGTCTATCTGAAACGCGAAGACCTACAAGTAGTTCGCTCCTATAAACTTAGAGGAGCATTCAATAAAATCAGCAGCCTTACGGCAGAAGAATTGTCGCATGGCGTGGTATGCGCATCTGCGGGCAACCATGCCCAAGGCGTAGCGCTATCCTGCAAACGACTGAACATCAAGGGTGTTATTTTCATGCCCGGCCCTACCCCTCGTCAAAAGATTACCCAAACAGAAATGTGGGGAAATGGCAACATCGAAATCGTTCTTACGGGCGATACTTTTGACGATTGCCAGAAAGGCGCACTAGCCTATGCTGCAGAGCATAACATGACCTTTATCCCTCCATTTGACGATATCAAGATCATCGAAGGACAGGGAACAGTAGCTGTTGAGATTCTCGAGGATCAACCGGATATTGACGCTGTATTCATCCCCATTGGCGGAGGAGGCTTGTCCTCAGGCGTTAGCTACCACATGAAGAAGTTTGCACCAAAGGTAAAATGCTATGGTGTAGAACCGGAAGGGGCACCCTCCATGCAGGCAGCCTTAGAAAATGGCAGTCCAATAGAACTCGAACAAATCAACAAATTTGTTGACGGCGCAGCAGTCAAGAAAATCGGTGCATTGACGTATGAGATCAGCAGCCAATTGTTAGACAGCGTAAAATCCATCCCAGAGGGCAAGATTTGTACAACCATATTGGAGTTGTATAACAAAGATGCGATTGTCGTAGAACCAGCCGGAGCACTCTCGATTGCCGCTTTAGAATTTCATAAAGATGAAATCAAAGGCAAGAAAGTCGTATGTATCGTTTCGGGCGGAAACAATGATATCGATCGCATGAGCGAGATAAAAGAAATGTCGCTGCTTTACGAAGGCTTCAAACATTACTTTATCGTTCGTTTCCCACAACGTCCCGGTGCCTTGCGCTTACTGGTAACCGAAGTTTTAGGACCGAAGGATGATATTACGCGCTTTGAGTACATCAAGAAAACCGAACGCGAGCGCGGGCCGGCATTGATCGGTATAGAGCTCAACGATCCAAAAGATTATACCAGCTTTATAGAACGATTAAAGTCTTATAAATTCGACTTCATCGAAGTCAACAAAGATCAAACGCTGTTTGAATACCTTGTATAA
- a CDS encoding DUF2911 domain-containing protein — protein sequence MKNITFLISFLLLCTFGYAQKPPMPKATMPAAKMTKADKPKQVASPLDSSTVTTSDGVTINIRYGSPSLKGREIGVDLVKPGERWRTGANETTTIEFDKNVTVNGQKLPAGKYGLNTIPGEQSSTLIFNKNWQQWGTKFEEKDDVLKVEVPNETTTESLERLKITADQTGKIHLGWGNYGLSMDVKADQ from the coding sequence ATGAAAAATATAACATTCCTAATCAGTTTTCTGCTCTTATGCACGTTTGGATACGCGCAGAAACCACCTATGCCGAAGGCAACGATGCCCGCTGCAAAAATGACAAAGGCCGATAAACCGAAACAAGTTGCAAGCCCACTCGACAGTTCGACAGTGACCACCAGCGATGGCGTGACGATCAATATCCGCTATGGTAGCCCTTCATTAAAAGGACGCGAAATAGGCGTAGACCTTGTGAAGCCAGGCGAACGCTGGCGCACGGGAGCCAACGAAACCACAACCATCGAATTTGACAAAAACGTAACGGTAAACGGTCAAAAACTACCCGCTGGAAAGTATGGCTTAAATACCATTCCCGGAGAGCAAAGCAGCACCCTAATCTTCAATAAAAATTGGCAACAATGGGGAACCAAATTCGAGGAAAAAGATGATGTACTAAAAGTCGAAGTGCCAAATGAAACAACCACAGAATCGCTGGAACGATTAAAAATCACCGCAGACCAAACGGGTAAAATCCATTTGGGATGGGGAAACTACGGGTTAAGTATGGACGTAAAAGCAGATCAGTAA
- a CDS encoding S9 family peptidase, with amino-acid sequence MKNYFLIVFLLLSTLGFAQENLSYQKPSAEILALADYQRPPAVVISPDKNWVLFLYRPTYKSLTDLGQAETRLAGLRMNAATGMPSDEVFYNDIDLRSMDGKQTFDKLNLPNNALIANLSFSPDSKKAAFTITAENGTALYVLDLATRRIDRLTREELNAVLDAPFRWNRTSDKLLVNKRVIPPVRRIDDNNVPAGPIVSTSDGQVSQLRTYQDLLKTPQDEEQFIELGNSQLVWVDLQGKEENFKGADLYVGSSISPDGNYVMVSTLKKPFSYVVPYYNFPQETNIYDLKGNLVKKVNETPLIEVMPKGFSSVRPGKRSFSWRPDKAATLSYVEAIDAGDASKPAEWRDELFNWEAPFNNAPKSLMKIADRFGGAFYGNDQYALVSSRWYDTRNVKTFLLNPTTGETKLIDDRNSQDVYADPGKVHLDKNNFGTYSMYINKDNIYLIGDGYTKEGEFPFIDEMNLKTLKKKRLYTAKASEMQERISSVVDINKGDIIVSLQSPKDFPNYYSKNIKSGKQRAVTNIQNPFKSLEAVHKEVLNYKRKDGVDLSGTLYLPAGYDKSKKEKLPLLIWAYPREYKDKATAGQSTNNPKEFTFPNYGSFVYWVSKGYAVLDNAAFPIVGEGNAEPNDTFIPQLVANAEAAIDAVDQLGYIDRSRVAVGGHSYGAFMTAHLLSNSKLFAAGIARSGAYNRTLTPFGFQSEQRNFWDNPELYVTMSPFMSADRMKTPMLLVHGAADNNPGTFTLQTERYFQALKNLGAPVRMVILPRESHGYAAKENIFHLLWEQDQFLEKYLKKK; translated from the coding sequence ATGAAAAATTACTTTCTAATAGTCTTTCTTTTGTTAAGTACGCTGGGCTTCGCGCAAGAAAACTTGAGCTACCAAAAGCCATCGGCTGAAATCTTAGCATTGGCAGATTATCAAAGGCCCCCGGCAGTGGTTATTAGCCCCGACAAAAACTGGGTGCTATTCCTATACAGACCAACCTATAAAAGTCTTACTGACCTGGGACAGGCAGAAACACGATTGGCAGGTCTTCGTATGAATGCCGCTACGGGTATGCCAAGCGATGAAGTGTTTTACAACGATATTGATTTGCGCTCGATGGACGGCAAACAAACTTTTGATAAGCTTAACCTCCCTAACAATGCACTGATCGCCAACCTAAGCTTTTCTCCAGATTCAAAAAAAGCAGCTTTTACTATCACTGCAGAAAACGGAACAGCACTTTACGTGTTGGATTTAGCGACACGCAGGATTGATAGATTAACGCGCGAAGAGCTTAATGCGGTACTTGATGCGCCATTCCGTTGGAATCGCACGTCCGACAAATTGCTCGTAAATAAAAGAGTTATTCCGCCCGTACGTCGCATCGATGACAACAACGTTCCTGCCGGACCTATCGTTTCTACGAGCGACGGACAGGTTTCTCAACTGCGTACCTACCAAGATCTATTGAAAACTCCACAAGACGAGGAGCAGTTCATAGAATTGGGCAATTCCCAACTGGTATGGGTTGACTTGCAAGGAAAGGAAGAGAACTTTAAAGGCGCCGATCTATACGTAGGCTCTAGTATTTCACCCGATGGTAATTATGTGATGGTGAGTACCTTAAAAAAGCCATTTTCCTATGTAGTTCCATATTATAACTTCCCGCAGGAAACCAATATTTACGATTTAAAAGGCAATTTGGTTAAAAAGGTCAACGAAACACCTCTGATTGAGGTGATGCCTAAAGGATTCTCTTCGGTAAGACCAGGCAAACGCTCATTTAGCTGGCGCCCCGACAAGGCAGCGACCCTATCTTACGTGGAAGCAATTGATGCTGGTGATGCAAGCAAACCCGCAGAATGGCGCGATGAGCTCTTCAACTGGGAGGCACCATTCAACAATGCTCCTAAATCGTTAATGAAAATAGCAGACCGCTTTGGAGGCGCATTCTACGGGAATGATCAATACGCTTTGGTAAGTTCTCGTTGGTATGATACCAGAAACGTGAAAACATTCTTGCTAAACCCAACGACCGGCGAAACAAAACTGATCGACGATAGGAATAGTCAGGATGTGTATGCTGATCCTGGAAAAGTACACTTGGATAAAAACAATTTCGGAACCTACAGTATGTACATCAACAAAGACAATATCTACTTGATTGGCGATGGATATACGAAAGAGGGAGAGTTTCCTTTTATCGACGAGATGAACCTGAAGACTTTAAAGAAGAAACGCCTATACACGGCGAAGGCTTCTGAAATGCAAGAGCGTATCTCCTCTGTGGTTGATATTAACAAAGGCGATATCATCGTTTCCTTGCAATCGCCAAAGGATTTCCCGAACTATTACAGCAAGAATATCAAATCGGGTAAACAAAGGGCAGTAACCAATATCCAAAACCCATTTAAATCCTTGGAAGCAGTTCATAAGGAAGTGCTGAATTATAAGCGTAAGGATGGCGTGGATCTTTCTGGTACCTTATATCTTCCTGCAGGCTATGACAAGTCGAAAAAGGAGAAATTGCCTTTGCTAATCTGGGCTTACCCGAGAGAATATAAAGACAAGGCTACAGCTGGACAAAGCACCAACAACCCGAAAGAATTTACATTCCCTAACTATGGCTCGTTCGTATATTGGGTATCTAAAGGCTATGCCGTTCTTGACAATGCCGCATTCCCAATCGTTGGCGAGGGCAATGCTGAACCCAACGATACCTTCATCCCTCAATTGGTTGCCAATGCCGAGGCAGCAATTGATGCCGTAGATCAGCTAGGCTATATCGACCGCAGCCGCGTGGCGGTAGGCGGACACTCGTACGGCGCTTTTATGACAGCACACTTGTTGAGTAATTCAAAGCTGTTTGCAGCGGGTATCGCACGTTCTGGCGCCTACAACCGTACGCTAACACCTTTCGGATTCCAAAGCGAGCAACGTAACTTCTGGGACAATCCGGAACTATATGTAACGATGTCGCCATTTATGAGCGCCGACCGTATGAAAACGCCTATGTTGCTAGTACACGGCGCAGCCGACAACAACCCCGGAACATTTACACTACAAACAGAACGCTATTTCCAAGCATTGAAAAACCTAGGCGCACCAGTTCGCATGGTTATTTTACCTCGCGAATCACACGGATATGCCGCCAAAGAAAATATCTTCCACCTGTTATGGGAGCAAGATCAGTTTTTGGAAAAGTATCTGAAGAAAAAGTAG
- a CDS encoding glutaredoxin family protein, translating to MARIIKFEKNDCAPCAQVSAYLDNKGIAYETINPFDEPELAVKFKVRTVPTVIVLENDEIKNRIIGFNPAELDQIAL from the coding sequence ATGGCAAGAATCATTAAATTCGAAAAAAATGACTGTGCACCATGCGCACAGGTATCGGCATACTTAGACAACAAAGGTATTGCCTACGAAACTATTAATCCATTCGACGAGCCGGAATTAGCAGTTAAGTTTAAAGTTCGAACGGTGCCTACGGTAATCGTATTAGAAAACGACGAAATTAAGAATCGTATCATTGGATTTAACCCTGCCGAGTTAGATCAGATCGCATTATAA